Below is a window of Gossypium hirsutum isolate 1008001.06 chromosome A12, Gossypium_hirsutum_v2.1, whole genome shotgun sequence DNA.
CACGTGCTTACAGAGTACACGGCACTTCCTACAAGTTCCTAGGGTATATGCGAAGTGAGActgtgtgtaacacccttaaccccgtCCCGTCGCTGGAATAGGACTATGGAGTATTACCGGTCATTACAGTATATTTACACGTAAAACAAGAATAATTGCAATACTATACATCTTATTATACCTTTAATAGGCTCTCGGTACTTAATAAGTACTTTTAAAACAAATCAGGGCTCTACCGgaagcttagaaaatttttcttcaaatttcaaaGTTACCTCCTTTGAATAGTACCACACGTCCGTGTAGCTTATGTGATACGCCCATGTGGCtgatatgacacgcccgtgtcatcaaCCCGTGGAGCTCTCTGACTTTTAcctataaacaatttaatttcacacggccaaggcacacgcccgtgtgctcagctCGTGTGGCAATCTGTTTGAAGcattttagatgcaggggacacatggaaTAACAACATGCAAGTGtgctagccgtgtgtctcacacggtctgatcacacacccgtgtgacaagccgtgtggactcaaaatgaaccttataaTTCAAATTTACCAACCCTGCAACTTTTAATAACAAGCAATTTAAGATTCAAtctttcaaccaatccaaaacatgaTAAAACACACTTAATACTCATTTAAACTATCATAcaataatctaacacatatattcaatAATCATTAAATAAAACAACTCCAAAATTTGTACTTAAGTACCatttaaatcaattcaaaatgggctatattataacacatatatTATATCTATTAACAACCTATTAGCATTGTTCACTAATATCACTTATAAACAAAATAAGATcaaaacaacctaggtacatgccattctttaagaCAGGAAACTtcaccaagtatttgagttcGGGAGTTGGCTTGGATGTTGAGACGCTAGTTACtttgtacctaacctgcgcatggaaacaaaccgtacactgagtatgcactcagtggtatttctataaaccaatactTAACATGCATTTTAAACATAACCATAAATTCTATCAATAAGAACTTTATAAATCTTCATTCAATTATCCTTATATCACAGTAATACTTATATAAAATCATATTCAGTAAGAAAATACAGTTTCAATCAGTATCTTTTAGTATTCAGTACAGTAGTTTACCCCTATTAATATAACTCGGacctagacggatacacggatccaacctaCACACCGGGATagcatacagtgtttcatcggctgAAGCCGAAATACACTGTAacagtaatagtaatagtaacagtaacggtacacagagtacctcatcagaacaaatccggaacagtaacagtaatagaCACTTTTGGTGTCTTATCGACACAAAGttggaatatccctgaacacttccaatcttatggcatgccaactatattcgactagcccgacactgttaatagggttttcatttcattttcaattcacCATCAACAATCAATATacattttaattcaaatattCATCAGTCAACACAATACCACAATATCAAtacttattttaatttcaatagcCATACATAACATCAATAATATGTATCAAAATAACTATTAAGTTTGGTCAGAGAAATACAAACTGTAATTTTCGAGTTTACTCGATATTCTCGTTCCCTTTCTCCTTCCCCTTTTTCGATGACGTTTCCGGTGTTACGTTGGCTACATAAaagttaacatttaaaattatcaatgtatgctatttaataacacactcttttatttccatgtaacttttacataatttccaATTAGGTCCTTCCTCCATAACCATTCTTTCTCTccaaaataaatcatatattttcattcaattatcacTTTAAACTATCCCAACTCTTAACTTTTACaacataaaacattaattatAGAATCCTCTCAATTCAATCCCTACTATTTCAAAACTTATATctctctttacaatttaatccttctcccacttctaacttgaatttttatcactttatctcataattcttccatttattcaacttaatcaacatctaaaaatttaataactttccaaatttcaacataactcaaatagtatttcttcctaggattccatagacaccaaaatttcaagaaaaagggttaaattgacttaccacttaAAGCTTAAACCTTAAAActccaaattttcctttttcttttctttccttcaattttcgttttcaattctgtgttctttctttttctattttgtttctttatttattttaactattatattattctttattatattattaaattattataataatatattatatgttaaatatcttatacttaaaatataagtaaatacacatatatacatacatttgtaccaattaaaataatacacatgtatttatacttaccacacacttgtcacataaggcttatttgctaatttagtccattgatttttttatagtttataattaaactttcacactttattcaatttaatccttacactaaattaaccttaattcaagctaattcacttaattaaaatctaattaatctctcacttaacttcgtaaatatttctaataaatatttacgaatctaattTCCATCATTGAAGACTCGAAAAACTCACTTTTTCGATGACGttaaaatttgggtcgttacatttctccccccttaataaatttcgtcctcaaaatttacctgaaaagagatggAGGTATTGTGATCTCATTATATCCTCTGGTTCCCACGTTGCTTCTTCAATACTATGACTTCtccacaacacttttactaagGGAACTCATTTATTACATAATTCATTTACCTCACGTGCTAGTATtttaaccggttcttcttcatatgacaaatcAGGTCGAATCTCTATATCTTCAGTTGAAATCACATGAGATGGATCTGACCGATATCTTCTTAACATAGAAACaagaaaaacatcatgaatcttctgtaaTTCAGGAGGCAAAGCTAAACGATATGccaccggtccaattctttctataatttcatatggtccaatatatcgtggactcaatttacccttccgaccaaatctcaagatTTTCTTCCAATGAgagactttaagaaatactttgtctccaactgagTATTTAATGTCCCGTcgtttcagatctgcatacgatttctgtctatcaaaagcTGCTTTCAATCTTTCTCGAATTTTTCTAACTGTACTTTCTGTTTCTTGGATCAACTCTGGACTaaccatttttctttcattcaatttcgTCCAACACACTGGTGACCGGCATCTCCGACCATACAAAACTTCATAcggtaattattattatatatagcCTCGGCTAACGGTAAATAatgttcccaacctgattcaaaatcaatgatacaagctcggagcatgtcttctaaaatctaaatAACTAGTTCTAATTGTTCATTaatctgtggatgaaaagctgtactaaaatgaaATCGAATACTAAGAGACTAATGCAACTATTTCTAGAACCTCGATGTAAACAGTGAATCCCGGTTAGAAATTATCGATACAGAAATACCATGTAGTCTCGCAATTTCTCTGATATAAGTTTCTGCCAACTTTTGAAGTGACCAATTCGTTCTGACTactataaaatgagctgactttgtaaGTCGATCGACAATCACCCAAATAGAAtttttcttacttgttgacaacgGTAACCCGATTACAAAGTCCATCGTGATAtagtcccatttccattcaggaatattaatAGGCTGAAGCAATCCTATTggaacttgatgttcagctttaactcgCTGACATGTTAAACATTTAGTCACATATTCCACTATATCttttttcatacctggccaccaatacaattctcgTAAATCACGATACATCTTTGTTCCTTCGGGATGTAATGTAAACTGACCATTATGAGCTTCTTGAAGAATCAACTTCTTTATTTCAGAAGTAGTTGGGATACAGAGCCGATtctgaaatctcaaacaatcattttTATCAATACTAAAATTCTCTGCTGTACCTTTCTGTACCATCTCTCTTTTCATTATTAATTTGTCATCTGTCAACTGTACTGACCTGACCTGATCAAATATTATTGGCTTTACTCTTAATTCAGCCAAAAGACCTCCATCATCGGTAATACTGAGCCGTGCAAACATTGTTCTTAATTCAACTGCAGCCTTTCTACTCAGTgtatcagctacaacattagctttaccttgatgatagtcaataacacaatcataatcttttagaagtTCTATCCACTAACGTTGTctcaaaatttaattctttctgtgacagaagatacttgagacttttatgatcaatgTAGATAtagcatttctcaccatacagataatgtctccaaatctttaaagcaaatattACGGCCGCCAGttccaagtcatgtgtcggataaatACATTCATGTAGTTTCAATTGCCATGAaacataagcaattacctttccatTTTGCATCAATACATACCCAAGTCTATTTAAAGAAGCATAACTGTACACAACGAAAGCTTTCCCCGATTCTGGCAAAGCCAACACTGATGCCTCTGTTAATATTTGTTTCAATgtttcaaaactttgctgacactgaTCATTCCATACAAATGGGATATTCTTTTGCTGTAGCTTTGTCATCGGTAaagctatctttgaaaatccattcacaaaccttcgataatatccAGCTAACCCAAGGAATTACGTACCTCTGACACATTTCTAGAAACTTTCCACTGAAGTATgacttcaatcttctttggatctaCTCTAATCCCATCTGCTGATACTACATGACCAAGAAATACAACCTCtgatagccaaaattcacatttacttaatttctcatataattatttttctcatagtgTCTATAAAACAATTCGGAGATGCTGTTCATGTTCAGTCTGAGACTTTGAGTataccaagatatcatcaataaaaaccactacaaactgatccaagtacGGTTGAAAAGTACGGTTGAAAAATCTAGTTTATAATATCCATAAAAGCAACTgaagcatttgttaatccaaatggcatcaccaagatTCATAGTGCCTATACCGTGTACGAAATGCTGTCTTCGATACATCACCCTCCTttaccttcaactgataatatcccgacctcaaatcaatttttgaaaatacagaagctccttttagttgatcaaataaatcatcaatgaaagGTAACgagtatttgttcttgatagtcaccttattcaactgtcgataatcaatacataactgCATCAaaccatatttctttttaacGAATAACACTGGAGCTCCCCATGGTGATATACTATGTCGTATAAAACCTCGATCCAATAAGTCTTGCAGTTGTACCTTCAGCTCCTTCAATTCAGTAGGTGACATACGATATGGAGGTATTGACACCAGATCCGTACCAGGGTTTACTTCAATCATAAATTCAACTTCCCGATCAGAAGGTAATCTAggaaattcttcaggaaacacatcaggaaattcacctACAGTTCAAATTTTACTGCACTGACTCTTAactgaatcagaattaataacatatgtgAAGAAAGCAGCACATCCTTGATTAAGAAGCTTACTAGCTTTAATTGCAGAAATGATTCGAGCTGAACCATCAGTCCAGATACCACTTATTTCGATCTGATCATCATCTTTACTCTGGACAGTAAATCTTTTTTTATAACAGTCCAAAATTACTCCATGTTCCgatagccaatccatacccagtataaTATTAAAATCGTCGAATGGCATAATCAACAGATCAACAGAAAAGAACTTATCCTGAATCATTAACGGACATCTTCAACATATCTGATTCACTAACATAGTTTGCCTCAATGGACTAGACATTTCTATCGTTACTCTAGACAATTCAGGTTTTAAGTTTCCCGTCTTAACCAATTTTGCATTTACATAGGAATGTGACGATTCTGGATCTATTAAAACATAAACGGGTTCTGAATATAATAAGAATATACCTGTCACTACATCAGGAGCATCTCTCTCATCTCGAGTTTTTACAACATATGCTCGGGCCGGAGCTCTTACTTCAGATTGTTGTGCAGCATTTTCACTAGTTCTTCTAGTACCTCTTCTAGCAACTAGACCACTTCGGCCTGACCTTCGACCTCTGGAAGAAGATTCAGATCTTTGTGATACTGTTGATGTTGCCTTAGCAATCTTCGGACAGtcctttataaaataatcattggATCTACATCGGAAACAACCCCCAGTTAATCTTCTACATTCATTTCTATGTTTATTCCCATAGTGTTCACATTCTGCAATTTCAATGTTCTAAGTTGGACTTCTGATACTACTAGTAGATACAGTAGTTTGTCTCTTTCGACTTCTGTCTCTTTCTGATCTTGAACTGAATCTTCCACTACCCCGAGATTCCCTCGATCGTTTGAATTGTAGACTTGAACTAGTAGTTCCAGGACGTTTTCTAGTTGAACGAGCAGTTTCAGACTTTTTACTCTTCCCCAGTACTTGCTCAATCATTTTAGCTCTTTCTTCTAAGTCTGCATACTCTGTTATCCGTAGAGGCATCAATTGCAATTGGAATTCATCCCGCAATCCTCCTAGAAATCGCTTGCATCTGTCAGCTTCAGTCCGTACAAGTTCATTTGCATATCTACTCAATCTCAAGAATTCTCGTTCATAATCCACTATAGATATGTCCTTCTGCTTCAACATTAAAAACTCCTGTTTTCGGTCTTCCATACATGTCTCTCCCAAATACTTCTTCTGAAATTCCTGTTGAAAGAATTTTCAATTTACCTGTTCTTCCGGTACATTCTAAATCACTTATTCCCACCATATATAAGCTTTTTCTTGTAACAGAGAAACAACACATACTAAACTTTCCTGTGACATGCATTCTAATTGCCTCAAAATTCTCTTGGTAGTCTCTAACTAATTTTCAGCTATTGTTGAATCAGTTTCCTTTAATCCCAAAAATTCTGTAGCTCTGTATTTTCGCAGTTCTTTTATAGGGGCTCGTCGAGTAGCAGGGGTAGAAGTAGTAGCAGGCATACTTCCTACCGCTCTTTGAAGAGCTTCAGCAATCATTCTAAATATTTCTGTATTTTCCCTTCCAATATTCGGTGGTTGATTACCTACCGGGTTTACACTTGGGGTTACAAATTCAGACTCATTTACTTCACGTGATTCATCTCTACTGTACATTTCTTGATCGGTACCCTCGATACTTTCGTCATACATCTTTTACACACTATAAAACAGAGTTAATTTAtcagtatatatataaatcagcATCCAATCCCGACTCAAAGTTAACataaaaatggcatgtacctctagactcctTTCAGTACTCGACTTAATCCTAGAATCGGCTAAACTCggttagctctgataccactaaaatgtaacacccctaaccctttcCCATCGCCGGAAGAGGACTACAGAGTATTACCGGTCATTACAATATATTTATACGTAAAACGAGAATAATTGCAATACTATACATCTTATTATACCTTTAATAGGCTCTCGGTACTTAATAAGTGCTTTTAAAACAAATCAGGGCTCGACCGgaagcttagaaaatttttcgtgaaatttcaaagttaccTCCTTTGAATAGTACCACAGCTCGTGTGGCTGatatgacacacccgtgtcatcaACCCGTGGAGCTCTCTAACTTTTAcctataaacaatttaatttcacacgaccaaggcacacgcccgtgtgctcagccCGTGTGACAATCTGTTTGAAGGATTttagatgcaagggacacatggcataacaacatgcccgtgtgctagccgtgtgtctcacacggtctgatcacacgcctgtgtgacaagccgtgtggactcaaaatgaatcTTATAATTCAAATTTACCAACCCTGCAACTTTTAATAACAAGCAATTTAAGATTCAAtctttcaaccaatccaaaacatgaTAAAACACACTTAATACTCATTTAAACCATCATAcaataatctaacacatatattcaatAATCATTAAATAAAAACAACTTCAAAATTTGTACTTAAGTACCatttaaatcaattcaaaatgGGCATTATTATAACACATACATTATATCTATTAACAACCTATTAGCATTGTTCATTAATATCACTTATaaacaaaataacatcaaaacaacCTAGGtacttaagtatttgagtttgggAGTTGGCTTGGATGCTGAAACGCTAGTTACTTtatacctaacctgcgcacggaaacaaaccgtatgctgagtatgcactcagtggtatttctataaactaatacttaaCATGCATTTTAAACATAACCATAAATTCTATCAATAAGAACTTTATAAATCTTCATTCAATTATCCTTATACCACAGTAACACTTATCAATAAAAATATTCAGAAAGAAAATACAGTTTCAGTCAGTATTTTTCAGTATTCAGTGCAGtagtttacccctattaacataactcggacctagacggatacacggatccaacccacacaccgggataGCATACAGTGTTTCATTGGCCGAAGCCAGAATACActgtaacggtaacagtaacaataacagtaacagtagcggtACACAGAGTGTCTCATCGGAACAAATCTAAAACAATAACAGTAGTAGACACTtttagtgtctcatcgacacaaattcggaatatccctgaacacttccaatcttatggcatgccaactatatccgactagcccgacactgttaatagggtttttatttcattttcaattcacCATCAACAATCAatatacattttaattaaaatattcataagtCAACACAATACCACAATATCAATActtacctaatattcataagtcaACACAATACCACAATATCaatacttaccttaatttcaataGCCATACATAACATCAATAATATGTATCAAAATAACCATTAAGTTTGGTTATAGAAATACAGACCATAATTTTCGAGTTTACTCGATATTCTTGTTCACTTTCTCCTTCCCCTTTTTCGATGACGTTTTCGGTGTTACGTTGGCTACATAAaagttaacatttaaaattatcaatgtatgttatttaataacacactcttttatttccatgtaacttttacataattttcaATTAGGTCCTTCCTCCATAACCATTCTTTCTCTTCAAAATAaatcttatattttcattcaattatcactttaaactatcccaactcttaaattttacaacataaaacattaattatAGAATCCTCTCAATTCAATCCCTACTATTGCAAAACTTATATctctctttacaatttaatccttctctcacttctaacttgaatttttatcactttatctcataattcttccatttattcaacttaatcaacatctaaaaattgaataactttctaaatttcaacataactcaaatagtatttcttcataggattccatagacaccaaaatttcaagaaaagggattaaattgacttaccacttaAAGCTTGAACCTTAGAActccaaattttcctttttcttttctttccttcaattttcgttttcaattctctgttctttctttttttattttgtttctttatatattttaactattatattattaaattattataataatttattatatattaaatatcttatacttaaaatataagtaaatacacatatatacatacatttgtaccaattaaaataatacacatgtatttatacttaccacacacttgtcacatAAGGCTTATTTGCTAATTTTGTCCCTTGACttttctatagtttataattaaactttcacactttattcaatttaatccttacactaaaataaccttaattcaaactaattcacttaattaatgtaacacccccacacCTGAAACAGTCACctgagtcaagcttgaggtgttactaaacttatcttaccttttaaacaactctaaaccacttattttaattttcggaataaactatttttctgcatcatggtttaaaaattcatttctcgagtttcaaaactcgaaattaagatccgtaaatttttcctgaaactagactcatatatctatctactaatttttttctagaatttttgacttatccaattagtacagtttattatttaaagttactcatgtttcagaattcgactgcactggcctctacttactacgaaccacttttctctctgtacaaaattcatatgactgtaccgtttgtttctattaaaactagattcaataaggattctatctatataaattaaaccacctaattattttttttaaaatttatggtgaatttctaaagttggaataggggatccagaaatcgctctggccctatttcactaaaactcagatatcttataaaatacaaaacctttacctgttttgcttattccataagaaaataaacataataagatttaatttcatatattattcttcTTCAAAttatgtttctacaatttttagtgatttttcaaaattacatcatttctgttacttgaatctgtttttaggttactttcacatttttcataattttcatgtgataatcaccattcaatcatacatattaataaacatgtatatcatcggccattttattagctaatcactagcaagtatttacacatcattcattgttcatattataccaaaagtagctaagtttctatacatgccatacccaaaacaaaacgtctaattatactgagttatttctttgatagtgtgatcggcctccgacgtttccttcgatccccgagtggctagataagtactataagaagaagaaaataaagagattaagcactaggcttagtaagcttacaagcaaataaatcacaacattcaacataatggataattatgcataatatcatctaacatcataaatttctttacttctaaatttctatcttcttctttattcccttaccttctttcttacctgacctttcctttttcataaatataatctacttttcctttgctgttaattcactttaatttaactcgtaccctgacccgttgaaccactcggaatactaaggatactagggtcgttcctgtctttcaatatcctgccaatgccatgtctttgacatggacttacatgaattattcctgtctccaatgccatatataatatggacttacatggctcaatcctgtctccaaagccatatttctaatatggacttacatggctcatttctgttctgttctgtcaaccctaatatcctaacatttctaaggttcaaccggggctttctaacacttttcctctgtcacttcaccttaaattcgactttaaatattttcataacataatatataaatgctggaaattgacaataataatgtaaaataaaagaatattgcatttattcaCTGTAACTTACCTttatacaaaatgtgactaaactttacaatttagtcctttactttttcttttccccgatccactcccgaatttcgttcttcttgatctataatagaaaatttaacttatttaatattcacatttattaaaacagtcattgacccaaactttggaaaaattatatttttacccctaaacttttacatatttgcacttttaccccaaggctcgtaaattaaacttca
It encodes the following:
- the LOC121211432 gene encoding uncharacterized protein; this translates as MEDRKQEFLMLKQKDISIVDYEREFLRLSRYANELVRTEADRCKRFLGGLRDEFQLQLMPLRITEYADLEERAKMIEQVLGKSKKSETARSTRKRPGTTSSSLQFKRSRESRECEHYGNKHRNECRRLTGGCFRCRSNDYFIKDCPKIAKATSTVSQRSESSSRGRRSGRSGLVARRGTRRTSENAAQQSEVRAPARAYVVKTRDERDAPDVVTDPESSHSYVNAKLVKTGNLKPELSRDKFFSVDLLIMPFDDFNIILGMDWLSEHGVILDCYKKRFTVQSKDDDQIEISGIWTDGSARIISAIKASEFPDVFPEEFPRLPSDREVEFMIEVNPGTDLVSIPPYRMSPTELKELKVQLQDLLDRVSADGIRVDPKKIEVILQWKVSRNVSEIALPMTKLQQKNIPFVWNDQCQQSFETLKQILTEASVLALPESGKAFVVYSYASLNRLGYVLMQNGKVIAYVSWQLKLHECKANVVADTLSRKAAVELRTMFARLSITDDGGLLAELRVKPIIFDQNRLCIPTTSEIKKLILQEAHNGQFTLHPEGTKMYRDLRELYWWPERIGPVAYRLALPPELQKIHDVFLVSMLRRYRSDPSHVISTEDIEIRPDLSYEEEPVKILARECISASADETLYAIPVRYKVTSVSTSKPTPELKYLVKFPVLKNGMYLGCFDLILFISDISEQC